Proteins from one Niallia circulans genomic window:
- a CDS encoding tetratricopeptide repeat protein, whose protein sequence is MKKRDLTKKGNIILFPDLDQRYLEKGLEAVQAKNFQEAVSCFEKAIEVNPDNSEIKTGLVLSYYELGMLQESKKMAKSMLEEGQGDYLQVLDLYMMILVQLHEYEEIATTIEVLLEDKHIPAGKIEHFSKLLEFSRKMAALSGASEEEYAAEDFGESGLDLASIQDQNEMLLLAAKLEKANVRQYIDEIKEYIGNPQANPFFQSMLLNILKEQEYEQQILVRKMDREMTVVPHTLKDVRLQEQSVEITAILKEKLEHQNPVLLENIVALLERHFFLLYPFTLDGKNSGIWAAAYHSIVQDYYGMYDQMGEGLGELYHLSDSEIETAKAIIASLEEISYPNM, encoded by the coding sequence ATGAAAAAACGGGATTTGACCAAAAAGGGCAATATCATCCTTTTCCCTGACTTAGACCAAAGATACTTAGAAAAGGGCTTGGAGGCCGTCCAGGCTAAAAATTTTCAGGAGGCAGTTTCCTGCTTTGAGAAAGCAATAGAAGTTAATCCTGATAACAGTGAGATTAAAACAGGGCTCGTCCTAAGCTATTATGAGCTTGGAATGCTCCAGGAATCAAAAAAAATGGCCAAAAGCATGCTGGAGGAAGGTCAAGGAGATTATCTTCAAGTTCTTGATTTGTATATGATGATTCTTGTTCAACTCCATGAATATGAGGAGATTGCGACAACGATCGAAGTACTCCTTGAGGACAAGCATATTCCAGCAGGGAAAATAGAGCATTTTTCTAAGCTGCTTGAATTCAGCAGGAAAATGGCTGCATTAAGTGGCGCGTCAGAAGAGGAGTATGCTGCTGAAGACTTTGGAGAAAGTGGTCTTGATTTGGCTTCCATTCAAGATCAAAATGAAATGCTGCTGCTTGCTGCAAAGCTAGAAAAGGCAAATGTGCGGCAATACATAGATGAAATAAAGGAATACATAGGAAATCCGCAGGCAAACCCGTTTTTCCAGTCAATGCTTTTAAATATTTTAAAAGAGCAAGAGTATGAACAACAAATACTCGTCAGGAAAATGGACAGGGAGATGACCGTTGTTCCCCATACCTTAAAGGATGTACGGCTTCAGGAGCAATCGGTTGAAATTACAGCTATTTTGAAAGAAAAGCTGGAGCACCAGAACCCTGTCTTGCTCGAGAACATTGTAGCCCTTTTGGAACGCCATTTCTTTCTGCTTTATCCATTTACATTGGATGGGAAGAACAGTGGTATTTGGGCTGCTGCCTACCATTCTATTGTACAGGATTACTATGGTATGTATGATCAAATGGGCGAGGGATTAGGTGAGCTTTATCACCTTTCTGATAGCGAAATAGAGACAGCAAAGGCGATTATTGCTAGTCTAGAGGAAATTTCTTATCCTAATATGTAG
- the leuB gene encoding 3-isopropylmalate dehydrogenase, translating to MEKKIAVLPGDGIGPEIIKGAIDVLQVIEAKFGHSFEYNYANIGGSAFDKEGTPLSDKTIALCKSSDAIMLGAVGGPKWDTLPVSSRPEQGLLRIRKELNLFANLRPTKYFPSLAPASPLRQEVIENVDLMMVRELTGGIYFGTPSERTTIGGKAGAVDTLLYTKEEINIVLKKAFEIAKTRSKKVTSVDKANVLESSRLWRECATEMAVQYPEVKLEHMLVDNAAMQLISNPRQFDVVVTENMFGDILSDEASVLTGSLGMLASASISEDGPSLYEPIHGSAPDIAGQNIANPLATILSAAMMLRLSFEMEQEAQLIENAVDAVLNKGYRTKDILSADTTLLTTSQMVEQVKAEMMTVLETVEA from the coding sequence ATGGAGAAAAAAATTGCCGTATTGCCTGGAGATGGCATCGGTCCAGAAATCATTAAAGGTGCAATCGATGTATTGCAGGTAATTGAAGCAAAATTTGGCCACTCTTTTGAATATAATTATGCAAATATCGGCGGATCTGCCTTTGATAAGGAAGGAACACCTTTATCAGACAAAACGATTGCATTATGCAAATCGAGTGACGCGATTATGCTTGGCGCAGTTGGTGGACCGAAATGGGATACTCTGCCTGTTTCATCAAGACCTGAACAAGGGCTGCTTCGCATCAGGAAAGAGCTTAACCTTTTTGCAAACTTAAGGCCAACTAAATATTTTCCAAGCTTGGCACCTGCGTCTCCGTTGCGCCAAGAAGTTATTGAAAATGTTGATTTAATGATGGTTAGAGAGCTGACAGGCGGCATTTACTTCGGCACACCAAGTGAAAGAACGACAATTGGCGGAAAGGCTGGAGCTGTTGATACACTTCTATATACAAAAGAAGAAATCAACATCGTTTTGAAAAAAGCATTTGAAATCGCCAAAACTAGATCAAAGAAAGTAACTTCTGTCGATAAGGCGAATGTATTGGAATCAAGCAGACTGTGGAGAGAATGTGCTACGGAGATGGCTGTGCAATATCCGGAAGTTAAACTCGAGCATATGCTTGTCGATAATGCGGCAATGCAGCTTATCAGCAATCCAAGACAGTTTGATGTGGTTGTAACTGAAAACATGTTTGGTGATATCTTAAGTGATGAGGCAAGTGTGTTGACAGGATCGCTTGGGATGCTCGCTTCAGCAAGTATTTCTGAAGACGGTCCATCGCTTTATGAACCAATACACGGTTCAGCTCCAGATATTGCTGGACAAAATATTGCCAATCCGCTGGCAACTATTCTGTCTGCAGCAATGATGCTTCGTCTATCCTTTGAGATGGAACAGGAAGCTCAATTAATAGAAAATGCAGTTGATGCAGTTTTAAATAAAGGCTATCGAACAAAGGATATCCTGTCTGCGGATACTACATTGCTTACTACTTCACAAATGGTCGAGCAAGTTAAAGCTGAAATGATGACGGTACTTGAAACAGTAGAAGCATGA
- the leuC gene encoding 3-isopropylmalate dehydratase large subunit: MGKSIIEKIWEKHIVHREEGKPDLLYIDLHLVHEVTSPQAFSGLRMKNRKVRRPDRTFATMDHNVPTINRFQVDDEVALNQMTTLEKNCLEFNVPLANLESPEQGIVHVIGPELGLTQPGKTIVCGDSHTSTHGAFGALAFGIGTSEVEHVLATQTLWQTKPKTLKIEVNGKLAMGVNAKDVILYVLSKYGVNFGTGHVIEYTGDVIKQLSMEERMTICNMSIEGGARAGLVCPDETTFSYMRGRKYAPENFEEAVKAWEEIVSDEDAVYDKVIEIDGNDIAPMVSWGTNPSMTAKVDDSIPTEGDFADETDRRALKSALQYMGLKEGQQIKDIAIQHVFIGSCTNSRIEDLRQAASVISGQRVHPGVRALVVPGSQQVKMKAEEEGLDKLFTEAGFEWRDAGCSMCLSMNNDVVPSGEHCASTSNRNFEGRQGAGARTHLVSPAMAAAAALNGHFVDIRKGNVAELV, translated from the coding sequence ATGGGGAAATCCATTATTGAAAAAATCTGGGAAAAGCATATTGTTCATCGCGAAGAGGGAAAGCCGGATCTCCTGTACATCGATCTTCATCTAGTGCATGAAGTGACATCCCCACAAGCATTTTCTGGGCTAAGAATGAAAAATCGTAAGGTCCGCCGTCCAGATCGTACCTTTGCAACAATGGATCATAATGTCCCGACAATCAATCGCTTTCAAGTGGATGATGAAGTAGCTTTAAATCAAATGACAACATTAGAAAAAAACTGTCTTGAGTTTAATGTCCCATTGGCAAATTTGGAAAGCCCAGAACAAGGGATTGTCCATGTCATTGGTCCGGAATTGGGATTAACACAGCCTGGAAAAACAATCGTTTGCGGTGACAGCCATACATCGACACATGGTGCTTTTGGTGCATTGGCGTTTGGAATTGGCACAAGTGAGGTTGAGCATGTATTAGCAACACAAACTTTGTGGCAAACAAAACCAAAAACATTAAAAATAGAAGTGAACGGTAAGTTAGCAATGGGTGTTAACGCTAAGGATGTTATCTTGTATGTGCTTTCCAAGTATGGTGTCAATTTTGGAACAGGTCATGTTATTGAATACACTGGCGACGTCATCAAACAATTGAGCATGGAAGAGAGAATGACAATCTGCAATATGTCCATTGAAGGTGGCGCTAGAGCCGGGCTTGTCTGTCCAGATGAAACGACGTTCAGCTATATGCGCGGCAGAAAATATGCTCCTGAAAACTTTGAGGAAGCTGTTAAAGCATGGGAAGAAATTGTATCAGATGAGGATGCTGTCTATGATAAAGTAATCGAAATAGACGGCAATGACATTGCACCAATGGTCAGCTGGGGAACAAATCCATCCATGACAGCCAAGGTGGATGACAGTATTCCAACTGAAGGTGATTTTGCGGACGAAACAGATCGTCGTGCCTTAAAGAGTGCCCTGCAATATATGGGTCTTAAGGAAGGACAGCAAATTAAAGATATCGCCATTCAGCATGTCTTTATAGGTTCTTGTACAAATTCTAGAATAGAAGATTTGCGACAGGCTGCAAGTGTTATTAGCGGGCAAAGGGTGCATCCAGGTGTACGTGCATTAGTTGTTCCAGGGTCCCAGCAGGTGAAAATGAAAGCAGAAGAAGAAGGGCTTGATAAATTATTTACCGAAGCAGGCTTCGAGTGGAGAGATGCGGGCTGCAGCATGTGCCTGAGCATGAATAATGATGTTGTTCCAAGCGGAGAACATTGTGCATCCACTTCAAACCGCAACTTTGAAGGCAGACAAGGGGCAGGTGCCAGAACACACTTAGTCAGCCCGGCAATGGCAGCAGCAGCGGCGCTTAATGGTCACTTTGTTGATATACGAAAAGGAAATGTAGCAGAGCTTGTATAA
- the leuD gene encoding 3-isopropylmalate dehydratase small subunit yields the protein MGGFKKLAGKAVAMDRVNVDTDQIIPKQFLKRIEKTGFGRFAFYDWRYKENGELNPEFELNFPENQGANILIANKNFGCGSSREHAPWALNDYGFQAVIAPSFADIFYQNCLKNGMLPIVLEANDVEYLLKAAKAQPYQLHINLEEEKVEDESGFSVNFTIHPYWKKMLVNGWDEIQITMQYEDSIQEFENNINTFALVK from the coding sequence ATGGGCGGTTTTAAGAAATTGGCCGGAAAGGCTGTGGCGATGGATCGTGTAAATGTGGACACAGATCAGATCATCCCTAAACAATTTTTGAAAAGAATTGAAAAAACAGGATTTGGACGCTTTGCATTTTATGATTGGCGATATAAAGAAAATGGTGAGCTTAATCCGGAGTTTGAATTGAATTTTCCAGAAAATCAAGGTGCGAATATTTTGATTGCAAACAAGAACTTCGGCTGTGGTTCATCAAGAGAGCACGCTCCTTGGGCCTTAAATGACTATGGTTTTCAAGCTGTTATAGCACCATCCTTCGCTGATATCTTTTATCAAAATTGCTTAAAAAATGGCATGCTTCCGATTGTTCTCGAGGCTAATGATGTTGAATATTTGTTAAAGGCAGCTAAAGCACAGCCTTATCAACTTCATATTAATTTAGAGGAAGAAAAGGTAGAGGATGAAAGTGGCTTTTCTGTAAATTTTACAATCCATCCATATTGGAAAAAAATGCTTGTGAACGGATGGGATGAAATCCAAATTACTATGCAATATGAGGATAGTATTCAAGAATTTGAAAATAATATCAATACATTTGCATTAGTGAAATAA
- the ilvC gene encoding ketol-acid reductoisomerase, whose product MAKMYYNGDASLGYFEGKTVAVIGYGSQGHAHALNMKDSGVNVIIGLRQGKSWDKAAEDGFDVYSVGEATAKADVVMILLPDEQQTKVYNEEIKPNLTSQALMFAHGFNIHFSQIVPPSSSDVLLVAPKGPGHLVRRTFEQEAGVPALFAIYQDVTGEARELALAYAKAIGALRAGALETTFKEETETDLFGEQAVLCGGLTALVKAGFETLVEAGYQPELAYFECLHELKLIVDLMYEDGMAGMRYSISDTAQWGDFVTGPRIVTEDVKKEMKAVLTDIQEGKFAKGWILENQANRPVFNAINARESEHLIETVGKELRSMMPFVKSSRKKEVVGSGQK is encoded by the coding sequence ATGGCGAAAATGTACTATAACGGAGATGCAAGCTTAGGATACTTTGAAGGAAAAACGGTTGCTGTAATTGGATACGGATCACAAGGCCATGCACATGCACTAAATATGAAGGACAGCGGAGTTAATGTAATCATTGGCTTAAGACAAGGGAAATCATGGGATAAAGCAGCTGAAGACGGCTTTGATGTTTATTCAGTTGGAGAAGCAACAGCGAAAGCTGATGTTGTTATGATTTTGCTTCCAGATGAGCAGCAAACAAAGGTTTATAATGAAGAAATCAAGCCGAACTTAACTAGCCAAGCATTAATGTTTGCGCACGGCTTTAATATTCACTTCAGCCAAATCGTACCACCAAGCTCAAGTGATGTATTGTTGGTAGCTCCAAAAGGTCCTGGTCACTTAGTAAGAAGAACATTTGAACAAGAGGCTGGCGTGCCTGCGTTATTCGCAATCTACCAAGATGTTACGGGAGAAGCAAGAGAGCTTGCGTTAGCATACGCAAAAGCAATCGGCGCATTGCGTGCAGGAGCTTTGGAAACAACATTTAAAGAAGAAACAGAAACAGATTTGTTCGGTGAGCAAGCAGTATTATGCGGCGGCTTGACTGCACTTGTAAAAGCTGGCTTTGAAACATTGGTGGAAGCTGGTTACCAGCCTGAATTGGCATATTTCGAGTGTTTGCACGAGCTGAAATTAATCGTTGACTTGATGTATGAAGATGGAATGGCTGGCATGAGATACTCAATCTCTGATACTGCACAATGGGGCGATTTTGTAACAGGACCAAGAATCGTAACAGAAGATGTGAAGAAGGAAATGAAAGCAGTATTAACAGACATCCAAGAAGGCAAGTTCGCAAAAGGCTGGATTTTGGAAAACCAAGCGAACAGACCTGTCTTTAATGCAATCAACGCAAGAGAAAGTGAGCATTTAATCGAAACAGTCGGCAAAGAGCTTCGTTCTATGATGCCATTTGTAAAAAGTTCAAGGAAAAAAGAAGTTGTAGGCAGTGGCCAAAAATAA